GACGGCGGCCGCGGAAACATTTCGTCCCGCATTGAGCAACTGCGCGAACGCATCGAGGAAGGTGTGCGATCGGGCGCTATCAGCCGCCGCGAAGCGTTGTCGCTTCGCTCATCGCTGCGATCGCTGACCGAGCTGGAGCGCCGCTACAGCCGGAACGGCTTGACCAATGGGGAACTGCAGGACCTTCAGTTGCGGCTGCGCTCGCTCCGACAGGAAGTGCGCCAGGCCGACGATGGCGCGCGGGGACGTTATGACGACTGGGACCGCCAGGGCGGACGCGACGACGACCGCTACGACGACCGAGACGGCCGCCGGGATGATGGACGCGGATATGATCGCGACGATAGCCGGTACGACGACGCCGACAACCGATACCGCGAGCCTGAACAACGCGGGGGACTGGGCGGCGTGTTCGATGGCGTGTTGGGCCGCAATACGACCAGCCTGCAGATCGGTCAGCGGGCGCCGACGGATCTTTACGGCGTTCCTTATGAGTATCGCGACCGGTACCGCGACACCGACCAAAGCTATTTTCGCTCGGACGGACGGCAGATCTATCAGATCGATGCTAGAACCCAGGCCGTGGTCCGCATTCACGCGATGAACCGATAAGCCGCAAGGCGTCCCCGGCTGGTCGTAGGACCGGCCGGGGACGCCTTTGTTTCGGCTAGCGCGGAGCATCTCGTGTACACCGAGAGGGTTGGCGGTCCGAACCTCGGCACTTGCCAGCCTCGGCGCAGAGTGGCGAATCAATGCTCCCTCATGAATGTTTTGTTCAGCCGCAGTTCGGCTCGGTAAGACTATCGCTCTCGGTTCACAGAAGGAGACGGGAGTTGAAGAAATATATTGCTGCCGCGGTTCTCGCGGCCGTTGCCATCCCCAATGCTCCGGCACTTGCCGACCCGCCGCCCTGGGCGCCCGCACATGGCAAGCGCGCCAAGGATCGCGGGCTGTATGACGGGTCTGGCCGCTATTATGAGCCGCGTCGCCTGTCGCAAAACGACCGCATCTGGCGAGCGAAGGATGGACGTTATTACTGCCGCCGCGAGAATGGAACGACCGGGCTCATCATCGGCGCCGCCGTGGGTGCGCTCGTTGGACGCGAGCTCGATGGC
This DNA window, taken from Sphingopyxis alaskensis RB2256, encodes the following:
- a CDS encoding glycine zipper 2TM domain-containing protein; the encoded protein is MKKYIAAAVLAAVAIPNAPALADPPPWAPAHGKRAKDRGLYDGSGRYYEPRRLSQNDRIWRAKDGRYYCRRENGTTGLIIGAAVGALVGRELDGGRDRTVGTIIGAAGGGLLGRAIDRGELKCR